From a region of the Alnus glutinosa chromosome 1, dhAlnGlut1.1, whole genome shotgun sequence genome:
- the LOC133858325 gene encoding uncharacterized protein LOC133858325 has protein sequence MLILLSDINQKLDSQNQIVNSHSQSITKLEAQMGQMTNTLNTREEGALPCQPVANPKGHYMKEKGKQVNIEASSSSAPTLEIPYEPQAPFSERLKAPSHFGKQGEKIQDMMEVFKQVKINLPLLDAIKQVPAYAKFLKDLCTQKRKSRNHIPKKVLLTKHVSSLIQYNTPLKFKDPGSPTISCIIGQSKIDKALLDLGAGVNLLPYSMYQQLGLGELKPTTVILQLADRSIKKPRGVIEDVIIKLDKFFFPVDFIVLDIEPIPNLEKLIPVILGRPFLATANACINCRTGVMEISFGNMKVRLNIFNAFQHAPDQNECFFVDKIEEFVEDSLPSVLARDPLEDCPTHFGSEDFNTNQYIDEVNALLETAASADFHPWRLPKEPLPQTSSTHPIPSLESPLKLELKPLPNKLKDAFLSSNDTFPVIIASDLQKDQEDNLLALLKKHKQAIGWTVAYLKGIDPSICMHQIHLEEDARPSREAQPRLNHNMMEVVMKEVVKLLDAGIIYPISDSKWVSPAQVVPKKSGIIVVENSAGKLITQRTTTRWRVLLTTTSSTPILERITFHSHSLSTFIMKLPDWSLPFEIVCDVSDYALGTILGQHEGKLPHVIYFASKTLMDAQFNYTTTEKELLAIVFALDKFRSYLLGSKIICRCVPWAYRTAYKTPIGMSPYRIVYGKACQSPVELGHKALWAIMQFNFDMKEAGSHRKLQLTELEELRNDAYENAHIYKEKTKAFHDRHILPKSFVPEQKVWLFNSKLQLFLGKHHSRWDGPFIVTSVSPHGPVKLQDLKDGTLFKVNGQILKPYIKGVAQNEDATSIHLTDPIYLD, from the exons ATGTTGATACTTCTGAGTGACATCAATCAGAAATTGGACTCTCAAAATCAAATAGtgaactctcactctcaatccatCACCAAGTTAGAGGCTCAAATGGGACAGATGACTAATACCCTCAACACGAGAGAAGAGGGGGCACTTCCATGTCAGCCGGTGGCCAACCCAAAGGGACACTACATG AAGGAAAAGGGTAAGCAAGTAAACATTGAGgcttcttcttcatcagctCCGACTCTTGAGATACCATATGAGCCTCAGGCTCCATTCTCGGAACGTCTCAAGGCACCTTCTCACTTTGGGAAACAAggagagaaaatacaagatatgATGGAGGTCTTCAAACAGGTAAAAATCAATCTCCCACTCCTTGATGCCATCAAGCAAGTACCTGCCTATGCAAAATTCCTCAAGGACTTGTGtactcagaaaaggaaaagcagaAATCATATTCCCAAGAAAGTCCTTCTTACTAAGCATGTGAGCTCCCTGATTCAGTACAACACTCCTCTGAAGTTCAAGGATCCTGGATCCCCTACAATTTCATGTATCATCGGACAGAGTAAGATTGATAAAGCACTCCTAGATCTAGGAGCAGGTGTGAATTTACTTCCCTATTCAATGTATCAGCAGCTTGGCCTAGGGGAACTGAAGCCCACCACAGTGATTCTACAGTTGGCTGATCGGTCTATTAAGAAACCAAGAGGGGTAATAGAAGATGTCATCATCAAATTAGATAAGTTTTTCTTCCCAGTGGATTTCATCGTACTTGACATTGAGCCCATTCCCAATCTTGAGAAGCTGATCCCGGTCATCCTTGGGCGCCCTTTCTTAGCCACGGCCAATGCATGCATCAACTGTCGTACAGGAGTCATGGAGATCTCTTTTGGTAATATGAAGGTCAGGCTAAATATCTTCAATGCATTCCAGCATGCACCTGATCAGAATGAGTGTTTCTTTGTGGACAAAATTGAAGAATTTGTAGAAGATTCACTCCCCAGTGTTTTGGCAAGGGATCCTTTGGAAGACTGCCCAACTCACTTTGGCTCTGAAGACTTCAACACCAATCAATACATTGATGAGGTCAATGCCTTGCTAGAGACAGCTGCTAGTGCAGATTTTCATCCATGGAGACTACCCAAGGAGCCCCTACCTCAAACTTCAAGCACTCATCCCATTCCTTCCCTTGAGTCTCCACTGAAGCTTGAATTGAAGCCACTGCCAAACAAGCTCAAGGATGCCTTCCTCAGCTCTAATGATACCTTTCCGGTCATCATTGCTTCAGATCTACAAAAGGACCAAGAAGACAATTTATTAGCATTATTGAAGAAGCATAAACAGGCTATTGGATGGACTGTAGCTTATTTGAAGGGCATTGACCCCTCCATCTGTATGCACCAGATTCATTTAGAGGAAGATGCTCGACCGTCTCGTGAGGCACAGCCCCGGCTGAATCACAATATGATGGAGGTAGTGATGAAGGAGGTGGTCAAATTACTCGATGCAGGTATCATCTACCCTATCTCCGAtagcaagtgggtgagcccCGCCCAAGTGGTTCCAAAGAAGTCTGGGATCATAGTGGTAGAGAACTCAGCTGGCAAATTGATTACCCAGCGCACAACTACGAGATGGCGCGTCTTATTGACTACCACAAGCTCAACTCCCATACTCGAAAGGATCACTTTCCACTCCCACTCACTTTCCACTTTCATCATGAAGCTTCCCGACTGGTCTTTGCCGTTTGAAATCGTGTGTGATGTATCTGATTATGCTTTGGGCACGATCCTAGGACAACATGAAGGCAAGCTTCCTCATGTCATCTACTTTGCTAGCAAGACTCTGATGGATGCTCAATTCAATTACACAACAACAGAAAAAGAGCTGCTAGCCATTGTCTTTGCCTTGGATAAATTCCGCTCATATCTTCTGGGATCCAAG ATAATCTGCCGCTGTGTTCCCTGGGCCTATCGCACAGCTTACAAGACACCAATCGGTATGTCTCCATACCGGATTGTTTATGGCAAGGCATGCCAAAGTCCTGTGGAACTAGGGCACAAAGCTCTGTGGGCAATCATGCAGTTcaattttgacatgaaagaAGCTGGCTCTCATCGGAAACTGCAGTTGACAGAATTGGAGGAGCTGCGCAATGATGCATATGAGAATGCCCAcatttacaaggaaaagacaaaGGCATTTCATGACCGACATATTCTGCCCAAGTCCTTTGTGCCAGAACAAAAGGTATGGCTTTTCAATTCCAAACTCCAGCTCTTTCTAGGGAAGCATCACTC